ttttgcccttcctGAGTGAGAAGTCAGCGAGGAAGGACTGGCGCGGAGGAAATGTGATGtccctttttgcgttttcCCTGGTGCTGTACATCGTAAGGAAGGGCATCAGCAACTTGCAGGAGGTGAAGGAGGACGCCTCCGACGGGGGCAGCTATGGCACACACGATTTCGCTAGCAGTGGGCGAAAGGGGGGGTCCGCCGTGAAGCCGTACTTCAGCCGAAACGGAGACAGCGAGAACTTCCCCTTCGAGGACGACGAGTTTATTTACATCCCCAACAGGAAGAGCGACAACACGATTCGTCTGAAGAATGTCGCGGGGACGGAAATAATAGACAATAATTTTCTAAGCGTTTACTCGGagaatatgaaatatttgaGGCAGACGAGTTTGAATTACTCCCTTCACCAAAGAGCGCTCTCCACAGAATGTTACGTCTATTTTAGGAGCTTCCTGAAGCAAGCCATCTCCCCACACAGTTTAACGAAGGCTATTAAAATTGATAAGGAGTACATTTACCCCTGGGATGTGATTACCCAAGATgatgtagaaaaaattattgaaaatgcaaaattttacgcctttttatttacttgGTTTAAGAACCATCGAATGGCACAGAAGGTAGATAAGGTGActttgaaaaaggaaatgccTGTTTTGTCTCCTCGATTTGTACAAAGGCCAGATATATACAcgcacttttttaaaaagaataatgtGAAGGACCCGAATTTTTATGGTATTCACTACACATGGTTGGGTCATGCCACCGGCTTGGTTGTAGTGGATGGGTTCAAAATATTGGTAGATcccgtttttaaaattgattTGATGAGTTTGAAGGGATTAACTAGATCGTTAATAAATTGgattaatgtaaaaattatgggAGGGTTAGGAGAAAGGATCACCAAGTCGCCTTGTAATATAAGGAATCTGCCGGACGACCTACACGCAGTGTTCGTTTCGCATAATCATCATGATCACATTATGGAGGAAGACGTTCGGGTATTATGTAAGTTGAAAAAATTCCAGCACGTCTTGTGGTATGTGCCAGAAGGTACAGCTAGCTTTTTTATAAGAGAAGGTTGTAAGGCAGCCAAAATTTTTGAGCTCTCCTGGGGTGATGAAAGGTGGGTCTCCTGCTGGATTTCGCATAAACAGTTCCAGTGTAAGGATGGCATATGGAAtagtaaaaatggggagaagcaagtgtttaaatataaaattatatacgcTCCCACGCTGCACTGGTCAGGTCGGAAGGACAATCTTAGTGATATTAACCACACCCTGTGGGGGTCCTTAATATTGAAGGGTCCAAAGCATCGGTTTTATTTCTCAGGAGACACAGCGTACTTGAAAGAAAATTTCGaagagtttaaaaaaatcggaCGGCTGCATGGCCCCTTCCACTTAGCCGCAATTGCTATTGGAGCGTACGAACCGAATAACTCTCTCAAATATCATCATGTGCATCCTTGGGAGTCTGTGAAGATATGGAGGGATATAAAGGCAGAAACGGCCATTGGAGTCCACTGGGGGACGTTCCGTCTATCAGCTGAGGAGTTTATGCAACCGAGGGATGAGTTAGAAGCAGCTTTGTTGGGGGTGAGTCTGCACACGTTACGTAATTCGATCCTTCCTTTTGAGAAACGAAAAATGGAGATCctcaaaaaatatgccaTTAAGAATGacaatgaggaggaaaacgaaaCGGATGACTTGGAAGACCTCAAGGAGTATTTTTACCCCGCCACTGAGGAAAACGCACATGAATACACAGACAGTTTCCATTcccttttcgcaaaaaatttgaatcTCTTCTATAGTGATATTGATAAGAATTATGTGAAGCATATGTACCAACAGAAGAGGCTATACGCATCTACCTACAACAGGTATAAGAGAGCTCTGTTTTTACGCAACTCGAAGAAGCTTCCAAAAAGCTGGAAGAAGTTGCTCCTAAATTTGTCTATACGCTTTCAAACCATCCCCATTGGGGGATCCATGGAGGTCATTTCGAAGGGGGACAACACCATATCGATGACGAGGTCCACCGAATATAATTCCATGCAGTACGAGCACTACACCTTTCCCAAGTGGTACAAGGATAGGGAGAGGGAGGGGGAGACCCCCAGCCAGAACTCCCTCTCGCTGGAGGATTTGATGGACTTCCACATAGTCAGTTAGGGTTAGGGGTGGTCATTAGGGTGGTCAGTTAGGGTGGTTAGTTAGGGGTAGCCATGAGTGATAGTCTTCAAAGCTTTGTGCAATACGGTCGCCATACCGCGCGCAATTCTGTTCAGAAGCGCCAACTGGCTTATAATGGGTACCGCTTAAGCACCCCCGTGAGAcgcccccattttgccctcccccctgctgctCCCGTTCCGCTTCGCAACCAGttgttgcttcttcttttgcgAGAAGAGACTTTTGGTCCACTCCGCGGtgtgttcccttttgttaTTCCTTCCGTTTGCCGTTCCGTCGCGCTGCGCATCTCTGCGTTTTGGCGCCCCTCCGCTGtgactcattttttttttttcgttttgcgGCCGTGATTCGCAGCGCCGTTTTGCTACGCTTCGATTTTGCCACGTTGCGgtttgccgcttcgccacGTTGCGCccttttgcccattttgaatttccttttttgtttgcaaCATGTCAACTTGGTGGTCGCCTCGCGGCGGCCCTCCTCAATCCCCCAGTGTGTGTGTCCATTTCGCGAAAACGACTCGCCTTCGCATGCgcggtttttaaaaaaggcggTGCGCAGAGGGGAGCATTCCGACTGTTCCTTCGCACCCGGTGCGTCACTACGCCATTACGCCATTAcgccatttttgttttatggAAGGAGGGGTTTATCGCTAAGTGAAGCGATGCATGCGCGGTACGTGCAGAGGTGCATTTGGACGAGTGGACGTGTGCCCATATGTTGGAAGGTGTGCCCACATGTAGAGTCGCTCCCGCACGCTAGCCAGGAAAGCGAGGCTGGCGGTCCCCCCCCCCATCGTagaggaagtggaagtggTGGGGAATTCCCTTTATGACGTCCGAGGCGAGGAGCCCCCGGTggcactttttaaattcctcTCTGCACAAATATTTTAGGAAGAAGCTGCCGCAAAAGGCGGAGAGCGCGTCCAGGCATTCGTTCTGTCCGTCGGTGGAGTCCACGTGGAGGGCCTCCTTCAGCGTTGGGGAAAACTtgcccttcttcttccccgccCAGGCGCGGAAAACGGCCAGCAGTCCGGTCTGCAGGTGGTGCGGAGGTGAGTGTGCATATGGGCACGTTTATACATTTGCACGCTTATACATTTGCAAGGTTATACATTTGCAAGGTTATACATTTGCAATCGCATACACTCGCGTGCATGTCCGCTCGTGCCAACCGCAAGGCAGCCGCGTCGCGCTCACCAGCACGTCGCCCAGCCCCGCCGGCCTCTTCAAACAGGGGTCCTCAACGGAggagacgaaaaaaaaatccctgGAAATAAACACGTCGTGGAGACCCTTAATCAGTATCTTTGGACCATCAAGGATGCCCATCAACTTATGACCGTGATGAACAACTCTGTCCGTGGTCAGATGCTCAAGCGTCAAATTTGGGTCATCCTCCGAGAGGAGAAAAATCATTTTCCtaaactcatttttatttggcgTAAAAAGGCAGTGctcataattttgtattaaGCAAAGTACCTCTTTATTGGTTAAGGCAAATTCAATCATATCTGCGTCGAGAATTAGGaagacgtttttttttaccatttttttaattatacagATGAGGCAATCTTTGGTCACCTCATCGATGGAGCCAAGACCTGGCCCAAGAACACAACAGTCAATTCGATTGGACAAATAGTCTAcgcatttttgtaattcgtCCCCGGggattttgcttatttttgaCTTTTGGCTGTACAGATATGGGTAGACAATTAGCTCTGGGCTGTAGCACTTGAGGGGGATCCCATTTTCCGGGGCTGTTATGACGAAGGATAAATCAGCTCCGAGTTTTAAGGCGCTCATGGCTGATAGGAAGGGGGCACCACTGTACACTTCGCTACCACCCACGACGCATATTTTTCCTCCGCATCCTTTGTAGTCCTTGGGGGAGAGCTCCGGCACGACGTGCTGTTGGAGGCGGTACAGCGTTTCGTCttcaagggggggaaaagaaaatgcaaaaatgggaagtgcGCGTAAAGTAGTGGGTTAGGAATAAGCGGTCAGGAGATCAGATGGGGGGCATCGACCAGATGAGGCGTGTGGGAGGGGCAGTTTGAGCGGCGGCTTCGTTTCGCTCGCTTGGCATATTTGGGCAGGCCTTCCCAGCCGTGGTCAGCGAAAGAAGTGAAATCAATTTTGATCAGCGTTGATCCGCTTTGATCAGCCGCCCCCACTGTGGGCTCCCCTCTGCGCTGTTACTTGGCAGCTTCCTATTCAAGTGGACCCCCGCCAGCTGCGAATCGGCACTGGTGGAATACTCCTCCATGGTTTAGGGCCCTATTTGGAGAGGACGTAATGATGAGGgggtggaggaaaaagaCTAAGTCGAGGGAGGGaaactcctttttctttcacgTAACATGAGGGTGCCTCCTTAACCACAAACAGTTGAGCGAATTGGCAAGTTGCATCCTTTCGTGTCgttcaaaaggggaaggaaaaagtcATAAATTTTTGGTAACTGCGCAGGTTCGCAGTGAACAGATGGGAGGAGACACACATACGTTGGTATTTACATACGATCCGATTGTGCTTTACGTGGAGCCTCTACGTGGCCTGCGTTTCGGACATGCGCAAATGTGTCGAgtcacattttttgttttttctgcaGGGGGTTTGCACGATTGTATGGTTGCCCCTTTGCATGTTTACACGTTtgtatgatttttttttcattttttttttttttttttttttgcgccggATGGTCTGCCCCAAGGGGGAATAAACACTTCACGTTACCGTTGGCCCACATAGGGGGAGCGAACTTTTCTGATTCTTTTTTGTGACCAGATTGAATTTGTGGAGCGCCATTTAGGGGGTACctttcctcaaaaaaaaaaacgcatcaTGTTGAATAAGGCGTTGCTTGTCCCCCTTTATATGTACCTCCaagttgttcctttttttttcctctccactGGTGGGTTGTTACTATACCGTAGAGGGGTGAACTCGTCAGtggggttttttttttttttttttttttttcctcgcccCTTCAAGCCCCGCTTCATCCCCGTTGgcgctttattttatttttttatttttttggagttcaatttttcttccccggggtgaagcagcaaaaaagaagaaaaaaaaaataataaaaatacggCTCGGCAATTTATCAAGTGTATCTCGCATAACAATTGcacaaaaagaggaaaaaaaaaaaaaaacatatatatatatatgttgaCCGAACAAACGgattgcaaaaaaagcgagtcacgaaacaaacaaaagaaTAATTTTGGTATACCGAACTATTTGTATCGTATCATCACCCTTTTGTAGcaattacaaaatttaaaaaaaaaaagatttcccATTTGGAGCATTCACACTTGTATGCTTTTTACTTCCACCTAGTTTGGCCATTtatcctccccccccctcattTCCTCACCCTTTTcgtttattaaaatgtttaatgaCCAGAAAGTTTTAGTTGACATTTACATCCCCAGGAAATGCTCGGCTACATCGAGACTCATCCCCGCCAAGGAGCACGGAGCGGTTCAAATTAACGTCGGCATGGTAAGCAGCTCACATGGAGcggttaaaaaagaaaaaagagggaacgCGAAGGGAGTATTTTAACCGTGGAGAGAGTGAACCCCCGCGTATAGAAACGCCTGCGTGTGCTGTTGGGCCCCACCAAATGGGACGTGCGCTCGTAGGCGAACTTCTGCCGGGGAGCGGTTAACAAGTTTCGCGTAACATAACAAAGGAGGGAGAAggaagaggcgaaaaaaaagcgaaaaaggagtgaaaaaaaaaaaaaaaaatgagctgcACGGAACTCCATAGCACCATTATTCATTGTGGAAAGCTCCTTGAGTGGCGCGGGCTGCCAACCAAATCATTCTTCGCAAATTTTTGTATGCCCCCACACGTATACTCCAATTGGTGAACACATtgcatgtttatttttttgcaccccaACCCGCAGGTTAACAAGAATGGAGTGTACACGGGCGAAATGGAGACCTTTGCCATTGCCGGCCACGTCAGACAGAAGGGAGAATCGGACGCCTGCCTGAACCGTCTCCTCCACGAGAAGACGATGTTGTCCTTCTCGAATTAGAGAGGCGCGCATAGGTGAAGAAGTAAAGAAGCGAGGATGTGGAGATGTGAAGATGTGAAGACGTGTGGACGTTTCGCGGATGAAGCGCATGGCCACCTGCCAGgccatttttcccacttcGCCGGTACCCCTATTGCGTTATTTTAacctttgcttttttttattgcatgtttttttgcttatttttttgcatattttttcgcaatttttccccttttggggttTGCGATCCATTTACTGTGTTTTCCCGCCCAACGAAACGCCCCTCCTGCGCGTGCGTCTGACTTGGCGGCGCGAATCGAAAGACAAACAGAGGAACTCCGAGAAGAGAGAAACTAAAcgcgtggaaaaaaaatgtgcaacgGAAGCTCCATCGCAAAGGTGCGGTGTAGAAAGCTGACCGGAGCGGTGATGCTGTTTTATTAACAAAGGGGAGTTTGCGCGGGtggacaaaaaggaaaaaaaaaaaggaaaaaaaaaagatgaaaatgaACATGAACGTGAAAAGGTGCTAATGTGTAGTACCTCTTTGGCGCGTaaccccccccgcagcaTGCCAACCTGACGGGGAGCTTTCCCAAAAGAGGGAAGCACCAAAGGGGTAGGGGTTCACCGAAtaggaagataaaaaatcaGAAGCCGATGTGCTGCAACCACTGCTTTATCTTCATCGTGTGGATCCCCTTCACTTCGATGTAGCCAATGTGCTCTCTCACTGGCGCTTCGCATATGGTCCGCAGGTGTTCCTTGAACGCCTAGGGGGGGGAACAGAGAAGTGTGGGCATCAGTGGAGGGGTGTCCAAAGCGGTTTTCCCCATGTGGgcagacacacacacgttTGCATGTTCAGGAGGGCAAACTGGCTACCCCATGAGGATAATGGCAACCACAACTAACCTTCACATCGCCATATATGTGCCGCACAACAGTCGTAACAATCGTTCCATGTCTCCTTATCTTCGGATAGACGGGTAAGTTCCCAGAGGTCGTCCTGCTGACCTGTGGTGAGGGTAGAAAAGGGGATTCACACACTGTGGGGTTGCCAGTTGGGGGGTACAAATAGGTGAGGATGGCGTGCCGCAGACGGCACAGatacaaaatggacaagGGAGCAAATAAATGAACGAAGATGGTCCCTCCCCCTTCACTGAATCTACCTTAAAGGGGAAGTTAAAGGacgtttcattttttttcttaaatttcgACTGGAGAACACCCCTTTTgggtaccaaaaaaaaaaggctcgAGAGAGCTACCCGCCTGTTAATATCTGTGCATCTGAAAAAGGGGTAGCCATTCATCGTTCGTGCTGGCGAAACAAAGGGAAGGGGCTGCGTAGGGGGGAGGGTCACAATGGGTCCTTCTGCGCGCTCTGTTTGGCAGGGCCTTTAATGCGAGCTTGTTAATGCGTAGTTGTGGGTACTCCCTCTGCAgacttttcttcctttttgtaccttttcttatttgttccctttttttttttttttttttttgccttccgCATAGGGGCAGAAGTGTATAGAAGTGTGAGGTGATTCTACTCTGGTGATTCAAAACCCGGTGCGCAAAGGCATCTGCTTGTTAGTGCAAAGTGGGGAAGCCACCTTCGCCTCACCTGGGAGGTACAGCCCGAGGTGAAGGAGATCCACTTGTGTAAGTACCCCTCTGGGGAATATACCATTTGTGATTCCCCTCCAATTTTTTCAGCACACTGTAGGTACACATGGAGAGGTGGCTTTCAACTTCACCTCCTCAGTGTGTTCACACCTTGTCGGACCGGAGGCccccgcccctcccccttcacTTCAAAGAAGAAACGGCCCGCTGACCCACATTCATTATGCTCATAATTTTGTGGAGGTCATTTTTGATCGAGGCATATTCGCTGCGGAGGTGTTCTATTTCTTCACCGTTGCTGGTGTGGATTTCGTCGATTTGGTTGGCCTGCCGGGGTGGAGGTGTAAATGGGTTTGCGACTGTCATTGCTGCTGACATTGCTACCGCCATTCCTGCCGCCATAGTTGAGGGCACGAACTGCGTAGAGCGCGGGGGGCCCCCCCTCAGGCGATTATTACCAGTCGACCGTGCTTCTTAATAATGGCGAGAGGAGACAactccttctttttcgtttcgtCATCCTTTGTGGCGGGTTTGCCTATGTGACCCCTCGGAGCATTCCCCGGTGGAGACTTCACCCCGTCCAAGCTGTACGCATCGTTGAGGATTCCacttgtaattttttttttatttttattttttccagaCGAAAGGAAGCTTTTTTTCATGCCGCCACTGGTAGGGaggcatttattttttagtggAGCACTTTCATCTGTTCCGTTTGGATGTTCCCGTTTGTCCGTTTTCGCATCTTTGCCATCGTGGAGGTTTATTTCTTTGTGTGTGAGCGTGGGTTCTTTGAAGTAGACGACGCTGCTGTTTTTAGGCTTCTTTGCATTTTGAGCGGCGGTGTCAGGGGGACTGCTCGGCTGACCTTTCGAATTCTCACTGCCCGTGGCGAGGCAAAAGACCTCCCCCTCAGTTTCGGGCGGCCTGTTGATTTTGCTGAGGATGGGGTCGCTTCTGATGATCCGCTCGATGTCTaccttctttattttgtcctttaacaaactttttttttttatttctattgaattttttttgaacttaAATTTTGACTTGTAGTACGAGTCGCTGGACTCCTCGTCGGACGGGGTCGCCTGGGCGTTCTCCCCCGGATCACTCATCTTGTGAAGTGTGGCGGTTCACCCGGTTAAGCGGTTTACCACATTGGCGGGGGACAGTCTAACCGTGCAATGACTCGCTCCGCGCTTTGGCGACTCACCGGGGGTATTCTTTACCATGCAAGGCGGTACACCATTgtggatttttttcattttttttttattcccatCGCGACGATGACTTAAAGAGCGATCCACCTCCACTATTCGCTTCTCCTCTTGCAGCGCGCAAAAGGAATGTCACATTTTgtgcatcaaaaaaaaaaaaaaaaaagacaccaCGTGGTGTATGAGCAGCGAAATgatgagggggaggaggagaaaaaaaaaattaaccactTGACTGGCGAAACCGCGTACCAATAGGGAACTTTAAAACGGCATTCCGCGTCCTCCTGCGGACGTATGAGAGACAACACCAAATGGACCTCTGccgtttttctttcattatcCGTACCTATACCTGAggcatactttttttattaacatttatttttgttcttaaaaGTTATTTCgatatgcacatgcacaaaTGTGTGTAGGGTGAATAACTtatggggcaaaaaaaaaaaaaaaaaaaaaaaaagaaaatcctTTTCAGCATAATGAAAGTACATCCATTTGTATGTCATAAAAACTTCGCATTTAcatttgaagaatttttttttttttttttttttctttcaaaggATGGGTTTCCCCTATTTGGCCAAAGcgtaaatgtatttatttgtgtACGTTCGTGTGTATAAGGTGTTATTTATCTCTCTCTCGTTCTTCCTTCCGCGTTTCCGCTTCAAAACAACAGCTGCTGTGAGGTGGTGGAAATTACCTCGATCTCTGTCTCATctttcttctcttcttttgCAATCGTCTcgttctctttttcttccactgtgggggaaaaaaaaaataaataaataaataaatattgcaACGGTGATGCGGCATAGTGGCGGAGGTAAACCTCACTCGTGTTGCTACACCGCCTCGCTCACACAAACATGCAGCAGCGGCAAAACTTctgggggaagaacaaacacAATGGGCAGGGGAGTTTTATTTGAAGGCATAAAGGAGATAGGCCCACAAAGTTGGTTCGCCGCCGTATCCACGCACGGTACAAAAAACGTGTTGGATGAGAAGCAATCTTTGCAACATAAACGCAGGGAATTAACGGTATGGCATTTTCCATTAActgtttctttctttcttttttttttttttctttctctctctcaCCTTCCAGCGCATCTTCGCCCTGGACTTCTTATAACGACTAGCCCCATGTGCCATGGTGACTTTTTGAATTGGCCTTTTGAGgggagtttaaaaaaaaagtgaaaggagatttttttcttcctgacTTGGCCCCACTCAAATGGATGAATGTAACTTCCActaaaaggttttttttttttttcagaaaagTTGTTCGCTTCTCTGattcgttttgttttgtttaattttttttttaactttcaatttgttttgttttgatttatttatttttttttttttaaatatataccaTATGGTGATGTTCAAGtgaggagttttttttttttttttttttttttgcgcagcATTTGCTCCTCTGCCTCGCGTTGTTTTTGTACCCCTTCTGCTTtcttgataaaaaaattgccaaaaaaaaaaaagaggcccGAAATGGGAGAGGGTATGCTGTGGGGTCAACGGCGAATATGTATGGCCCCTCGCCACCGCTTTTCTACGACCGCACAACGGGGGTATTATTATCACCGAGGAGGGGGAACGACGTGCCAGCCACACTGCTCATGAGCATACGGTACTGTACACGTATGTAGCAAAGGCACAGCATGGTGCCCCCCAGGGAAGATCCCCAACCCACGGCATACATACTACGTATGAACACGAGCAGTTAGGCGTATATTTTTCAGGCACGGCGCTACTCCTCATAATGCAGAAAAACCACCGCCTCGCTCTTTCACATTCGACCAACATATGAGCACATCGCGCGACGCACCATGTCGTATACGTGTTGATACGCCAAGTGCGTATGAGAGTATGCACGCAGAATCGAcaccccccccctctgcagggGCACTTTTATAGctttaaatttcttttgcacaaaaaggggaaaagaacaataaaggaaaaaaaaaaaaaaaaaagtgcacaaTATTTTGTACCTTCGCTTTTTTTGCGATAACTGATGAGTTGCTTCGCCACTTGATTGGAGTAAAAGCGAAGGAGCAGCTGCGGATTTTTGTATGCCTCCCTTGATGAATGTCatcaccaaaagggggagaggagtgaccagcaaaaggggagaggcatCCCCGAGGAACGCGACACTGCTGAAATGGCCTTCATAAAGGTGAAGTTCCACTGGCAAATTAAAtgaagattaaaaaaaaaaaaaaaaaaaattgccagtGGAGCTAAGTGATCAATGGGGTTCCATAACCAAAGCGCAGCGCAGCGCAGGGGATGGGACAAACCGGGCCCACTTCAGCATTGCTaatgtgaaaatttttttgttcccttttggtGTAATCTTTTGTCCCCCTTCCACGATTGGGCAGCCGAGCTTGGTTCGTAGCTCCGAAGGAACAGAAttgcaaaacggaaaaaagggaaaaaaagaaatgcataaGGGGGTAGGCatagaaggggaagaagcaccgACGCGTCGttgtacgtatatgtatCTATAAGCGGTTGGGGGGTACTCTCCATCACGTTGAATGTGTGTGGACTCCCCTTTGACCACCCAGGAGTGATCACCCCTCCT
The DNA window shown above is from Plasmodium vivax chromosome 9, whole genome shotgun sequence and carries:
- a CDS encoding hypothetical protein, conserved (encoded by transcript PVX_092795A); protein product: MFTWQKGNMISSELRGEGEGVSGSEKRGEVKPGEAPRGEVHKDEAQSGNFRSDGASSLDGGEGDSPMRDANSMEGVQKRYAKKKKKKKSFFLPFLSEKSARKDWRGGNVMSLFAFSLVLYIVRKGISNLQEVKEDASDGGSYGTHDFASSGRKGGSAVKPYFSRNGDSENFPFEDDEFIYIPNRKSDNTIRLKNVAGTEIIDNNFLSVYSENMKYLRQTSLNYSLHQRALSTECYVYFRSFLKQAISPHSLTKAIKIDKEYIYPWDVITQDDVEKIIENAKFYAFLFTWFKNHRMAQKVDKVTLKKEMPVLSPRFVQRPDIYTHFFKKNNVKDPNFYGIHYTWLGHATGLVVVDGFKILVDPVFKIDLMSLKGLTRSLINWINVKIMGGLGERITKSPCNIRNLPDDLHAVFVSHNHHDHIMEEDVRVLCKLKKFQHVLWYVPEGTASFFIREGCKAAKIFELSWGDERWVSCWISHKQFQCKDGIWNSKNGEKQVFKYKIIYAPTLHWSGRKDNLSDINHTLWGSLILKGPKHRFYFSGDTAYLKENFEEFKKIGRLHGPFHLAAIAIGAYEPNNSLKYHHVHPWESVKIWRDIKAETAIGVHWGTFRLSAEEFMQPRDELEAALLGVSLHTLRNSILPFEKRKMEILKKYAIKNDNEEENETDDLEDLKEYFYPATEENAHEYTDSFHSLFAKNLNLFYSDIDKNYVKHMYQQKRLYASTYNRYKRALFLRNSKKLPKSWKKLLLNLSIRFQTIPIGGSMEVISKGDNTISMTRSTEYNSMQYEHYTFPKWYKDREREGETPSQNSLSLEDLMDFHIVS
- a CDS encoding hypothetical protein, conserved (encoded by transcript PVX_092800A) translates to MEEYSTSADSQLAGVHLNRKLPNETLYRLQQHVVPELSPKDYKGCGGKICVVGGSEVYSGAPFLSAMSALKLGADLSFVITAPENGIPLKCYSPELIVYPYLYSQKSKISKIPGDELQKCVDYLSNRIDCCVLGPGLGSIDEVTKDCLICIIKKMVKKNVFLILDADMIEFALTNKEVLCLIQNYEHCLFTPNKNEFRKMIFLLSEDDPNLTLEHLTTDRVVHHGHKLMGILDGPKILIKGLHDVFISRDFFFVSSVEDPCLKRPAGLGDVLTGLLAVFRAWAGKKKGKFSPTLKEALHVDSTDGQNECLDALSAFCGSFFLKYLCREEFKKCHRGLLASDVIKGIPHHFHFLYDGGGDRQPRFPG
- a CDS encoding 40S ribosomal protein S21, putative (encoded by transcript PVX_092805A) — translated: MFNDQKVLVDIYIPRKCSATSRLIPAKEHGAVQINVGMVNKNGVYTGEMETFAIAGHVRQKGESDACLNRLLHEKTMLSFSN
- a CDS encoding hypothetical protein, conserved (encoded by transcript PVX_092810A) is translated as MNGYPFFRCTDINRRVALSSLFFLVPKRGVLQSKFKKKNETSFNFPFKVSRTTSGNLPVYPKIRRHGTIVTTVVRHIYGDVKAFKEHLRTICEAPVREHIGYIEVKGIHTMKIKQWLQHIGF
- a CDS encoding hypothetical protein, conserved (encoded by transcript PVX_092815A); translated protein: MSDPGENAQATPSDEESSDSYYKSKFKFKKNSIEIKKKSLLKDKIKKVDIERIIRSDPILSKINRPPETEGEVFCLATGSENSKGQPSSPPDTAAQNAKKPKNSSVVYFKEPTLTHKEINLHDGKDAKTDKREHPNGTDESAPLKNKCLPTSGGMKKSFLSSGKNKNKKKITSGILNDAYSLDGVKSPPGNAPRGHIGKPATKDDETKKKELSPLAIIKKHGRLANQIDEIHTSNGEEIEHLRSEYASIKNDLHKIMSIMNVGQRAVSSLK
- a CDS encoding 60S ribosomal protein L41, putative (encoded by transcript PVX_092820A), whose product is MAHGASRYKKSRAKMRWKWKKKRTRRLQKKRRKMRQRSR